One Drosophila santomea strain STO CAGO 1482 chromosome X, Prin_Dsan_1.1, whole genome shotgun sequence DNA segment encodes these proteins:
- the LOC120457220 gene encoding ribonuclease P protein subunit p20, translating to MMGSNPPEHGTKPRSTRHHRQQNHRVVRKQPPRPAVSDRHNIYITSKTDFKAQQRRCEELLNSGAREIFLHCMGFSVTRGLNLALRLVQNSEGALSYAINTSTIQLVDELHPLCDAEDVTFRQRNNSALHIKIFNRSLFDIVVPQPSQSQTQAQSLGQFRGKAKARQ from the exons ATGATGGGAAGCAATCCTCCCGAGCACGGGACCAAGCCAAGATCCACCAGACACCACAGACAACAGAACCACCGAGTGGTGCGCAAGCAGCCGCCGCGTCCCGCAGTCAGCGACCGCCACAACATCTACATCACCAGCAAGACAGACTTTAAG GCCCAGCAGCGCCGTTGCGAAGAGCTGCTCAACTCCGGCGCCCGCGAGATCTTTCTGCATTGCATGGGATTCTCCGTCACCCGCGGCCTTAATCTCGCCTTGCGCCTCGTTCAGAATTCTGAGGGCGCCCTCAGTTACGCGATCAACACCTCCACCATTCAGCTGGTGGACGAACTGCACCCGCTGTGCGATGCCGAGGACGTAACCTTCCGCCAGCGCAACAACTCGGCCCTGCATATCAAGATCTTCAATCGCAGTCTCTTCGACATCGTTGTGCCGCAACCGTCGCAGTCCCAGACGCAAGCCCAATCCCTGGGCCAGTTCCGAGGCAAGGCGAAGGCCAGGCAGTAG
- the LOC120457221 gene encoding transmembrane protein 203, translating to MFKLSELVRWLGLTEFEILVNLCGLLVFTITLAVKLHLQARAGPGGILPEPMGDWFTVFSPLFFIDICNAYFCVIVGIRMYLDSNNKRKALHRFMWSTYFLVLIAIFKYLLCLKLSSKTGLEYSEVFSPIFVLLQLVAVRACQLPNSI from the coding sequence ATGTTCAAGCTCTCGGAGCTGGTGCGCTGGCTGGGGCTCACCGAGTTCGAGATCCTGGTCAACCTGTGCGGCCTGCTGGTGTTCACCATCACGCTGGCCGTCAAGCTCCATCTGCAGGCCAGGGCCGGACCCGGCGGCATCCTTCCGGAGCCCATGGGCGACTGGTTCACCGTCTTCAGCCCCCTGTTCTTCATCGACATATGCAACGCGTACTTCTGCGTCATCGTAGGCATCCGCATGTACCTGGACTCCAACAACAAGCGCAAAGCCCTGCACCGCTTCATGTGGAGCACGTATTTCCTGGTGCTCATCGCCATCTTCAAGTACCTGCTCTGTCTGAAGCTCTCCAGCAAGACGGGCCTCGAGTACTCGGAGGTCTTCTCGCCGATCTTCGTCCTACTGCAGCTCGTGGCGGTGCGTGCCTGCCAGTTGCCCAACTCCATCTAA
- the LOC120457216 gene encoding beta-parvin — translation MSTLNRPKSPHTPTAIKKGEKEDSFWDKFSTLGRKRGTREVKKVQEEGKYAIDSPGSPSQYDIPPEDYALREHEQRAVIDPQSINDPEVIKLQRILVDWINDELAEQRIIVQHLEEDMYDGQVLHKLWEKLTGKKLDVPEVTQSEQGQHEKLNIVLKAVNHTLGFHQKIPKWSVASVHSKNIVAILHLLVALVRHFRAPVRLPENVFVTVVIAEKNAGVLNAQKFQEQITSEYDDLGMRCEKDAFDTLIDCAPDKLAVVKKSLITFVNKHLAKLNFEISDLNTDFRDGVYLCLLMGLLGGFFVPLHEFHLTPQDVDQMVSNVAFAFDLMQDVGLPKPKARPEDIVNMDLKSTLRVLYSLFTMFRDYA, via the exons ATGTCCACACTGAACCGCCCCAAATCCCCGCACACGCCCACCGCCATTAAAAAAGGCGAGAAGGAGGACAGTTTTTGGGACAAGTTCAGCACTTTGGGTCGCAAACGCGGCACCCGCGAAG TGAAGAAGGTACAGGAGGAGGGAAAGTACGCCATCGACTCACCCGGATCGCCCAGCCAGTATGACATCCCGCCGGAGGACTATGCCCTGC GCGAGCACGAACAGCGCGCCGTCATCGATCCGCAGTCCATCAACGATCCCGAGGTGATAAAGCTGCAGCGCATCCTCGTCGATTGGATCAACGACGAGCTGGCCGAGCAGCGCATCATTGTCCAGCACCTGGAAGAGGACATGTACGACGGTCAGGTGCTGCACAAACTGTGGGAGAAGCTCACCGGCAAGAAGCTGGACGTTCCGGAGGTCACCCAGTCGGAGCAGGGACAGCACGAGAAGCTAAACATCGTCCTGAAGGCCGTCAACCAT ACGCTTGGCTTTCACCAAAAGATTCCCAAGTGGTCGGTGGCTAGCGTGCACTCGAAGAACATCGTGGCCATACTGCATCTGCTAGTGGCTCTGGTGCGCCACTTCCGGGCGCCCGTTCGCCTGCCGGAGAACGTGTTCGTGACCGTCGTGATTGCGGAGAAGAATGCGGGCGTGCTGAATGCGCAGAAGTTCCAGGAGCAGATCACGTCCGAGTACGACGACCTGGGCATGCGCTGCGAAAAGGACGCCTTCGACACGCTGATCGACTGTGCACCGGACAAGCTGGCCGTGGTGAAGAAGTCCTTAATCACGTTCGTGAACAAGCACCTGGCCAAGCTGAACTTTGAGATCAGCGATCTGAACACGGACTTCCGCGACGGCGTCTACCTGTGCCTGCTGATGGGCCTGCTCGGCGGATTCTTTGTGCCGCTGCATGAGTTCCATTTGACGCCGCAGGATGTGGATCAGATGGTCAGCAACGTGGCCTTCGCCTTCGACCTGATGCAGGACGTGG
- the LOC120457222 gene encoding cytochrome c oxidase subunit 6B1: MSAYKLETAPFDPRFPNQNVTRYCYQSYIDFHRCQKKRGEDFAPCNYFQKVYKSMCPNAWVEKWDDQRESGTFPGRI, translated from the coding sequence atgtcCGCCTACAAGCTGGAGACCGCCCCCTTCGACCCACGGTTCCCTAACCAGAACGTGACCCGCTACTGCTACCAGTCGTACATCGACTTCCACCGCTGCCAGAAGAAGCGTGGCGAGGACTTCGCGCCCTGCAACTACTTCCAGAAGGTCTACAAGTCGATGTGCCCCAACGCCTGGGTGGAGAAGTGGGACGACCAGCGCGAGAGCGGCACATTCCCCGGCCGCATCTAA
- the LOC120457217 gene encoding probable ATP-dependent RNA helicase DDX46: MSAARLPYYQQDQEDGHQRRAGRGQHRGYYERGSGSGSSRRERSRYSRSRSRSRSRSRSAERSGQRRRRPDRQSSRYHRDRDSRDRSRDRSRDRSKDRSRDRSRDRERDRERDHSRRSNHYRRSESPSSSGPGSSNSQRRGHHASSSSKSELSAVQKAASAAAAATDQVQLAGKSSAASAVGAYYNLDTDEPFDKERIHREMEQKLREALAREGKVYPPPKPEPPSHPVFANDGSFMELFKKMQEGQKQHASSQLVQPAVEELLQQQMVSPEVSAVPSLPAIAVGAASSAAAPYIAAAAAGKLAPPPPIVGRRRGGKVLKTGVVAKVKTPNESDVDPKDFWSLYLAEVNKYKSNACDTDNGKRPLVK, encoded by the coding sequence ATGTCGGCGGCCCGCCTGCCCTACTAtcagcaggatcaggaggacGGCCATCAGCGGCGCGCCGGACGCGGCCAACATCGCGGCTACTACGAGCGTGGCTCCGGTTCCGGATCCTCCAGACGAGAGCGCAGTCGCTACAGTCGCAGTCGTTCGCGTTCCCGCAGTCGCAGCCGCTCCGCCGAACGCTCTGGGCAGCGTCGCCGTCGCCCGGATCGGCAGTCATCCCGTTACCATAGAGATCGCGACTCCAGGGATCGCTCCAGAGATCGTTCCAGGGATCGCTCCAAAGATCGCTCTAGAGATCGCTCTAGGGACCGCGAACGTGATCGCGAGAGGGACCACTCAAGGCGCTCCAACCACTACCGCCGCTCGGAATCTCCGTCCTCTTCTGGCCCTGGATCCAGCAACAGTCAACGAAGAGGCCACCATGCATCGTCATCTAGTAAATCGGAGCTAAGCGCCGTACAGAAAGCAGCCTCggcagctgccgccgccacAGATCAAGTCCAGTTGGCTGGCAAGAGCAGTGCCGCCTCCGCGGTGGGCGCCTACTACAACCTGGACACCGACGAGCCCTTTGACAAGGAGCGCATCCACCGCGAGATGGAGCAGAAGCTGCGCGAAGCACTGGCCAGGGAGGGCAAAGTGTACCCGCCGCCAAAGCCGGAGCCACCTTCGCATCCTGTCTTTGCCAACGACGGCTCGTTCATGGAGCTGTTTAAGAAGATGCAGGAGGGCCAGAAGCAGCACGCGAGCAGCCAGTTGGTCCAGCCAGCGGTGGAAGAGctcctgcagcagcaaatggTTTCGCCGGAAGTCTCCGCAGTGCCTTCGCTGCCAGCCATTGCAGTGGGAGCTGCCAGCAGTGCTGCGGCACCGTACATTGCCGCCGCGGCGGCCGGCAAGCTGGCACCGCCTCCACCCATCGTGGGACGACGTCGCGGCGGGAAGGTCCTAAAGACTGGCGTTGTGGCCAAGGTGAAGACGCCCAATGAGAGCGACGTGGACCCCAAAGACTTCTGGTCGTTGTACCTCGCCGAGGTCAACAAGTACAAGAGCAACGCCTGCGATACAGACAACGGCAAGCGGCCGCTGGTCAAGTAG